From a region of the Impatiens glandulifera chromosome 4, dImpGla2.1, whole genome shotgun sequence genome:
- the LOC124935610 gene encoding thaumatin-like protein 1: MEILNILVLILAITFIHESQSTTLTITNHCPFTIWPAILTGSGPAASSTGFELASQASTEVTAQPHWSGRVWARTQCSNSGPFSCKTGDCGSNQISCNGKGGAPPVTLIEYTLAGSGNKDFFDISLVDGFNLPVKVVPSGRGCQSTSCPVDINAACPNELAIMNGGAKIGCKSACLAFGKPEFCCTGSFANANTCKPSSYSQIFKSRCPQAYSYAFDDKTSTFTCPNGGNYQITFCP, encoded by the exons atgGAAATTCTAAATATTCTTGTTCTTATCTTAGCTATTACCTTCATACATG AATCCCAATCAACCACGCTAACCATCACAAATCACTGCCCTTTCACAATTTGGCCGGCTATTCTAACCGGTTCAGGTCCAGCAGCTTCCTCCACTGGATTCGAGCTCGCATCTCAAGCCTCAACGGAGGTAACCGCGCAACCACATTGGTCGGGCCGTGTTTGGGCTCGCACACAATGCTCTAACTCCGGACCATTTTCATGCAAAACCGGTGATTGTGGCAGCAACCAAATTTCTTGCAATGGTAAGGGAGGTGCCCCACCCGTGACCTTAATTGAGTACACACTAGCTGGAAGTGGTAACAAGGATTTCTTTGACATCAGCCTTGTTGACGGTTTCAACCTTCCAGTAAAGGTTGTTCCATCGGGTCGCGGTTGTCAGTCAACAAGCTGCCCAGTGGATATAAATGCTGCATGCCCGAACGAGTTGGCAATAATGAACGGCGGAGCAAAGATTGGATGTAAAAGTGCCTGTTTGGCATTTGGGAAACCGGAGTTTTGTTGTACTGGCTCGTTCGCGAATGCTAACACCTGCAAGCCGTCAAGTTATTCGCAAATATTTAAGAGCAGGTGCCCTCAAGCATATAGCTACGCTTTTGATGATAAGACCAGCACTTTTACTTGCCCTAATGGTGGCAATTATCAAATCACATTTTGTCCTTAA
- the LOC124935609 gene encoding thaumatin-like protein 1: MGILNILVLILAITFIQGSQSTTLTITNHCPFTIWPAILTGSGPAASSTGFELASQASTDVTAQPQWSGRVWARTQCSNSGGSFSCLTGDCGSNQIPCNGKGGAPPATLIEYTLAGGGNNDFFDVSLVDGFNLPVNVVPSGSGCKSTGCPVDINAACPNELAIMNGGAKIGCKSACLAFGKPEFCCSGSFATPDVCKPSNYSQIFKNSCPQAYSYAYDDKTSTFTCPNGGNYQITFCP; encoded by the exons atGGGAATTCTAAACATTCTTGTTCTTATCTTAGCTATAACCTTCATCCAAG GGTCTCAATCAACCACGCTAACCATTACGAACCACTGCCCCTTCACAATTTGGCCGGCTATTCTAACCGGTTCAGGTCCAGCAGCTTCCTCCACTGGCTTCGAGCTTGCGTCTCAAGCCTCCACGGATGTAACCGCGCAACCACAATGGTCGGGTCGTGTTTGGGCTCGCACACAATGCTCTAACTCCGGAGGATCATTCTCATGCTTAACCGGTGATTGTGGCAGCAACCAAATTCCATGCAATGGTAAGGGAGGTGCCCCACCAGCAACCTTAATTGAGTACACACTAGCTGGAGGTGGTAACAACGATTTCTTTGATGTTAGCCTTGTTGATGGTTTCAACCTTCCGGTAAATGTTGTTCCATCGGGCAGCGGTTGCAAGTCAACTGGTTGCCCAGTGGATATAAACGCTGCATGCCCGAACGAGTTGGCAATAATGAACGGTGGTGCAAAGATTGGATGTAAAAGTGCGTGTTTGGCATTCGGGAAACCAGAGTTTTGTTGTAGTGGCTCGTTCGCGACTCCTGACGTGTGCAAGCCGTCAAATTATTCCCAAATTTTTAAGAATAGTTGCCCTCAAGCATATAGCTATGCTTATGATGATAAGACCAGCACTTTTACTTGCCCTAATGGTGGAAATTATCAAATAACATTTTGTCCTTAA